One segment of Candidatus Melainabacteria bacterium DNA contains the following:
- the ovoA gene encoding 5-histidylcysteine sulfoxide synthase — MELKRMNPKPELSAVATAVRPIRPCASTLMQSRDWYTGKVPEHGSCPGVDQWGKIHSLPIPNLATCTRQEVQDYFDNSWTLTEVVLSGLASPEVFYRVPYHGLRHPLIFYYLHPAVLYVNKLRLGGLIPGPVNAEFESLFETGVDEMSWDDMSKNTMQWPELYQLHNYRKQVYRLISDLIATRPELDEGHSQVTPEDPMWTLFMGFEHERIHIETSSVLIRELPIECVRKPDAWPEMILGTGSGDASFPPTAGVDFQPSKMLCIEPGDVTVGKRHSEPYYGWDNEYGSRTSSVSAFAVSQNLISNGEFYAFVSSGSYLEPRFWSEQGWKWRSFRNTKFPTFWKLDGPAGLHRYKLRTIYELIPMQWSWPAVVNFYEAEAYCKWRNEREKSESGNEVNFRLLTEAEHYRLRDRAGNVTADMASSKRLNLNLSSGAESPVGMDLNDIDSDRAGDLFGNVWQWCEDHFNPLPGFAVNKYYDDFSVPCFDGEHQMIVGGSFISTGDEATAWARFHFRPHFFQHAGFRIVSSTGDGAVTKLGAEESKVNPYETEAILNEYLTLHFAPAEVQMPFSFISRELTEFPQRCAELVMKWTEKLGITPEKALDVGCAVGGSSFKLAEKFEHVTAVDLSQSFIEAAKKLQSEGSLQYSCRTEGEKLLDLVARVDRSSAEKVEFRRADACALPPEFIDFDAVLMANLLCRLPSPMSCLSRMSGPRGIVRRGGILVLTTPFTWMENFTPKELWFGGQADADKSSEESLMQRMEAEFELLEKFDMPLLIREHQRKYQLISALASVWRRK, encoded by the coding sequence ATGGAATTGAAAAGAATGAATCCCAAGCCCGAGCTGTCGGCTGTAGCAACAGCAGTCCGCCCCATCAGACCTTGCGCCTCCACCTTGATGCAGTCACGTGATTGGTACACGGGAAAGGTCCCTGAACACGGCAGTTGCCCGGGTGTAGACCAATGGGGAAAGATTCATTCACTACCGATCCCGAACCTGGCAACGTGCACCAGGCAGGAAGTTCAAGACTACTTCGACAACTCATGGACATTGACGGAAGTAGTCCTCTCAGGGCTGGCATCGCCTGAGGTTTTCTATCGTGTGCCTTACCATGGACTGCGTCATCCGCTAATCTTCTATTACTTGCACCCGGCGGTGCTGTACGTCAATAAGCTGCGCCTGGGTGGCTTGATACCAGGTCCAGTCAATGCAGAATTTGAAAGTCTGTTTGAAACGGGCGTAGATGAGATGTCGTGGGACGACATGTCAAAGAACACTATGCAGTGGCCGGAGCTGTATCAGCTTCACAACTACCGGAAACAGGTTTATCGGCTCATCTCAGATCTGATTGCAACGAGACCAGAACTCGACGAAGGTCACTCACAGGTCACTCCTGAAGACCCAATGTGGACTCTGTTTATGGGTTTTGAGCACGAGCGGATTCATATCGAGACGTCATCGGTACTGATACGCGAGTTGCCCATTGAGTGCGTTCGGAAGCCGGACGCCTGGCCGGAGATGATTCTTGGCACCGGATCTGGTGACGCCTCATTTCCACCGACGGCAGGCGTCGACTTCCAACCTAGTAAGATGTTGTGCATCGAGCCCGGTGATGTCACCGTCGGCAAAAGACATTCCGAGCCATACTACGGATGGGACAACGAGTATGGTTCACGAACATCCAGCGTAAGCGCGTTTGCAGTCTCCCAAAACCTGATCAGCAACGGCGAATTCTACGCATTCGTCTCATCAGGAAGTTACCTGGAACCGAGGTTTTGGAGTGAGCAGGGATGGAAATGGCGTTCGTTCAGAAACACCAAATTTCCGACGTTCTGGAAGCTCGACGGTCCAGCCGGATTGCATCGATACAAGCTCAGAACTATCTATGAGCTGATCCCAATGCAATGGTCCTGGCCCGCTGTCGTCAATTTCTACGAAGCAGAAGCATACTGCAAATGGAGGAACGAACGAGAAAAGAGCGAAAGTGGAAACGAAGTCAACTTCAGATTATTGACTGAAGCTGAGCACTATCGATTACGCGACCGCGCAGGTAACGTCACCGCTGACATGGCATCGAGCAAGCGGCTGAACTTGAATCTCAGCTCCGGCGCAGAGAGTCCAGTCGGAATGGACCTGAACGACATCGATTCGGATCGCGCCGGCGACCTGTTCGGAAACGTATGGCAATGGTGCGAGGACCACTTCAATCCGCTGCCAGGCTTTGCAGTCAACAAGTACTACGACGACTTCAGCGTGCCGTGCTTTGATGGCGAGCACCAGATGATCGTAGGCGGCTCATTCATCAGCACAGGCGATGAAGCGACAGCCTGGGCTCGCTTCCACTTCCGTCCGCACTTCTTCCAACACGCAGGGTTCAGAATCGTGTCCAGCACCGGTGATGGTGCAGTGACGAAGCTCGGAGCCGAAGAGAGCAAAGTGAATCCTTATGAAACAGAAGCGATTTTGAACGAATACCTGACGCTGCACTTCGCACCAGCCGAAGTTCAAATGCCATTCAGCTTCATCAGTCGAGAACTGACTGAATTCCCTCAACGGTGCGCAGAGCTGGTAATGAAGTGGACCGAGAAACTCGGCATCACGCCGGAAAAGGCATTGGATGTAGGCTGCGCAGTGGGCGGTTCTTCCTTCAAATTGGCAGAAAAATTCGAGCATGTCACAGCGGTCGACTTGAGTCAGTCATTCATTGAGGCTGCGAAAAAACTGCAATCTGAAGGTTCGCTGCAATACAGCTGCCGCACGGAAGGAGAAAAATTACTCGACCTGGTGGCGAGAGTTGACAGGTCATCCGCTGAGAAAGTTGAATTCAGGCGCGCCGACGCTTGCGCATTGCCGCCGGAATTTATAGATTTCGATGCAGTATTGATGGCAAATCTGCTCTGTCGACTACCGAGCCCGATGTCCTGCCTGTCACGTATGAGCGGACCGCGGGGTATTGTGCGGAGGGGTGGAATCCTCGTGCTGACGACGCCATTTACGTGGATGGAGAACTTCACGCCGAAAGAGCTATGGTTCGGAGGGCAGGCCGACGCTGATAAATCCTCGGAAGAATCATTGATGCAACGAATGGAAGCAGAATTCGAGTTGCTGGAAAAATTCGACATGCCACTGCTTATCAGAGAGCATCAGCGCAAATATCAACTTATATCCGCACTCGCTTCTGTCTGGCGACGGAAGTAG
- a CDS encoding CHAT domain-containing protein → MGSKSLPKNSKKRSSMEKLGKQGWEALQSGDFELALTSYSNAVQLAQDLEDPAAFAVFISYLGVAKQSCGRLEEAHTDYSQAAQVARDNHLPQIEAHANLLLGEFERDRGHCDEAIQHFMQALDAAYTSEDNVGMEISFGNLGRLYLERGWAEQASEWFRHALEAREETPNRSSWLGSLGLSMAELGLFEEAVSYYSIAFDEAQARGDYMTQAICRGSQGNAFFELKRYPDAIMCYQDALQLSEAVGDGRRVGIWEGNIGTTWLKLDNLDKAIDCCAKAVELAREYKDPQSEAAHLDSLGDCFMAKGEVETALEYYEQALQISEDIDDRQGERIYLSNIGKVYEKREQLQPAFECYEKAINLFDEQRASIKADDLKTSFANRGQELYRDMVKVCLSMDKRVEALEYVGRAKSRALLDLLSNSPIDISELTESPDQSLARLIRRESELRSQIAHFERLFWQGPPASESGSRSATLAPEDSQKIYSEWRDVVNQLRRRHPNYAGLVTATTLNFDEIKSLWTTPRGNDPEQYQLNRRTALLEFYWTDQYIVSAAIWYGKDEPTIHIIASEEDRESFDADLASFLEMSATEGWEVPTSLCKRLYNKLVAPVMAGIPESIDRLLIVPHSSLHHLPFAALHDGKGFLCEQYSISYLPTTSLIPVLAKANRNTAAEGNKYLVSAISDYSATRREGLVFSSRLRSAAGLEDLTYTMEEAQNIFSQTSDAKLLTNDEVKQSLPELFSQYSVVHFAGHAVFNPEEPLASGLVLADGSILTAAAILQGNALRTDRGKLLVLSACQTGVNKITEGGEILGLARALMYAGMPNLVLSLWEVADRSTAELMQEFHKNLAPAETGKQLQIADALRETQRAAAKAGQPVHAWAPFVHLGID, encoded by the coding sequence ATGGGCAGTAAGTCCCTACCGAAAAACAGTAAGAAACGCTCCTCAATGGAGAAGCTGGGCAAGCAGGGCTGGGAGGCTTTGCAGTCTGGCGATTTCGAACTGGCTTTGACATCTTATTCCAATGCCGTGCAGCTGGCCCAGGACCTGGAAGATCCGGCGGCGTTTGCTGTCTTCATCAGCTACCTGGGTGTCGCCAAACAGAGCTGCGGACGATTAGAAGAAGCGCATACCGATTACAGTCAGGCGGCTCAAGTGGCACGTGACAATCATCTGCCTCAAATCGAAGCACACGCGAATCTGCTGCTGGGCGAATTCGAGCGTGATCGCGGTCACTGCGACGAGGCTATCCAACACTTCATGCAAGCCCTGGACGCAGCATATACCTCCGAAGACAACGTCGGAATGGAGATTTCATTCGGTAATCTCGGTCGCCTCTATCTGGAAAGAGGTTGGGCAGAGCAAGCTTCTGAGTGGTTCAGACACGCACTGGAAGCAAGAGAAGAGACACCGAATCGCTCGTCCTGGCTTGGTAGCCTCGGTCTATCCATGGCAGAGTTGGGTCTCTTCGAAGAAGCTGTCAGCTACTACTCCATCGCCTTTGACGAAGCGCAGGCGCGTGGTGATTACATGACCCAGGCAATCTGCCGAGGCAGTCAGGGCAACGCTTTCTTCGAATTGAAGAGATATCCGGATGCCATTATGTGCTATCAGGATGCACTGCAGCTTTCCGAAGCAGTTGGAGATGGGCGTCGCGTCGGTATATGGGAAGGGAACATCGGCACCACCTGGCTCAAACTGGACAATCTTGATAAAGCGATTGACTGTTGCGCAAAAGCAGTAGAGTTAGCACGGGAGTATAAGGATCCACAGTCGGAAGCGGCTCACCTTGATAGTCTCGGCGATTGCTTCATGGCAAAAGGTGAAGTCGAAACGGCGCTGGAGTACTACGAACAAGCGCTTCAAATCAGCGAAGACATTGATGATAGACAGGGCGAGCGCATTTATCTATCGAACATCGGCAAAGTCTACGAGAAGCGAGAGCAGTTGCAGCCTGCTTTTGAGTGCTACGAGAAGGCGATCAATCTCTTCGACGAGCAGCGTGCTTCGATTAAAGCAGACGATTTGAAAACGAGTTTCGCCAATCGCGGACAAGAACTTTATCGAGACATGGTCAAAGTCTGTCTATCCATGGACAAACGAGTAGAAGCGCTCGAATACGTTGGTCGCGCAAAATCTCGCGCCTTACTCGATCTGTTGAGCAATTCGCCAATCGATATTTCCGAACTGACTGAGAGTCCCGACCAATCTCTGGCTCGATTGATCAGACGCGAATCTGAACTGCGCAGTCAGATTGCTCACTTCGAACGACTCTTCTGGCAAGGTCCACCAGCCAGCGAATCTGGCTCCAGAAGCGCGACTCTGGCGCCCGAAGATTCACAGAAGATTTACTCTGAGTGGAGAGATGTCGTTAATCAACTGCGCCGACGCCATCCCAATTACGCCGGGTTGGTGACTGCCACCACGCTCAATTTCGACGAGATCAAGTCGCTCTGGACAACACCACGTGGAAACGATCCCGAACAATATCAATTGAACCGCAGAACTGCTCTGCTGGAGTTTTACTGGACAGACCAGTACATCGTTTCCGCAGCGATCTGGTACGGGAAGGACGAACCGACCATCCACATCATAGCCAGCGAAGAAGACCGCGAGTCGTTCGACGCTGACCTGGCAAGCTTCCTGGAAATGTCAGCGACCGAAGGTTGGGAAGTGCCAACAAGTTTGTGCAAACGCTTATACAACAAGCTGGTGGCGCCGGTGATGGCAGGCATTCCAGAGTCGATAGACAGATTGCTGATTGTTCCACACTCCAGCCTGCACCATCTTCCTTTTGCCGCATTGCATGATGGAAAAGGTTTCCTCTGCGAACAGTATTCGATAAGCTACCTTCCCACTACAAGTTTGATTCCTGTTCTCGCAAAAGCGAATCGCAACACAGCCGCTGAAGGGAACAAATACCTGGTCTCTGCGATCAGCGATTACTCCGCTACCAGACGAGAGGGCTTGGTGTTCAGCTCGAGATTGCGCTCTGCTGCTGGTCTCGAAGACTTGACCTACACCATGGAAGAAGCACAAAACATTTTCTCTCAAACATCAGACGCAAAACTGCTTACAAACGATGAAGTGAAACAATCATTGCCGGAACTATTCAGTCAATATTCGGTAGTGCACTTTGCCGGGCACGCGGTCTTCAATCCTGAAGAACCGCTTGCATCAGGACTCGTCCTTGCCGACGGTAGCATTTTGACAGCGGCGGCAATTCTGCAAGGCAACGCTCTGCGAACAGATCGCGGAAAACTTCTTGTGCTGTCTGCATGTCAAACAGGCGTGAACAAAATCACAGAAGGCGGCGAAATTTTAGGATTGGCGCGCGCTTTGATGTACGCAGGCATGCCGAATCTGGTCCTCAGCTTGTGGGAAGTTGCAGACAGGTCCACAGCGGAATTGATGCAAGAGTTTCACAAAAATCTTGCTCCGGCAGAAACTGGCAAACAGTTGCAAATTGCAGACGCTCTGCGCGAAACTCAACGTGCCGCCGCTAAGGCTGGTCAACCAGTGCATGCGTGGGCTCCGTTTGTGCATCTGGGTATTGATTGA
- a CDS encoding tetratricopeptide repeat protein: MDVCAWIIWTDIKPLRLSDNVRQLQCAFSNQLQKYRSRKKNKVEEEQRIKTDFMDRQAREISTPLLQQGPIRILLAIVAIGVIFGGYNLVMFFMNMGKNAAIGNVAVNLKDPDLQDGIARVDVNVSNLNPFWVDKIQFKYTISGPDGNAAATGVVGVPDQVPAGAARTFHHVKLGPLQGEAARMKAELVDLNLGPKPSLSAGLENRFSEIMLLKGPEAVGAFTEFVGQAPKFAPGYIGLGRAYMAEGDDKKAKEAFQKAVEIDPKDADAHYQLGLALLNQKDRDAAEKEIGAAYELAPNDPDIQRTISENRK, from the coding sequence ATGGACGTTTGCGCCTGGATTATATGGACGGATATAAAGCCGCTACGGCTTTCAGACAACGTTCGGCAGCTCCAGTGCGCGTTCAGCAACCAACTACAGAAATACCGCAGCCGCAAGAAGAATAAAGTGGAAGAAGAACAACGTATCAAAACTGACTTCATGGACCGTCAGGCCCGTGAAATTTCAACACCCCTGTTGCAGCAAGGTCCAATTCGGATCTTACTTGCCATTGTAGCGATTGGTGTCATATTTGGTGGCTACAACCTGGTTATGTTCTTCATGAACATGGGCAAGAATGCAGCTATCGGCAATGTTGCTGTTAACCTGAAAGACCCCGATCTGCAAGATGGCATTGCCAGAGTCGATGTGAATGTCTCGAATCTGAATCCGTTCTGGGTGGACAAAATCCAGTTCAAATACACGATTAGCGGACCCGATGGAAATGCAGCTGCAACTGGTGTTGTCGGCGTTCCAGATCAGGTTCCTGCTGGTGCTGCTCGAACCTTCCATCACGTTAAACTTGGACCATTGCAGGGCGAAGCTGCACGCATGAAAGCTGAGTTGGTCGATCTCAATCTTGGACCGAAACCCTCACTATCAGCTGGTCTAGAGAATCGATTTTCGGAAATAATGCTGCTCAAGGGACCAGAAGCAGTCGGCGCATTTACTGAGTTTGTTGGTCAGGCACCAAAATTTGCTCCGGGGTACATCGGTCTTGGTCGCGCTTACATGGCTGAAGGTGACGACAAAAAAGCGAAAGAAGCTTTCCAGAAAGCCGTTGAGATCGACCCCAAAGATGCTGATGCTCACTATCAATTAGGGCTGGCACTGCTCAACCAAAAAGACCGCGATGCTGCTGAAAAAGAGATCGGTGCTGCTTACGAATTGGCACCAAATGATCCCGACATTCAGCGAACCATTTCTGAAAATCGAAAGTAG
- a CDS encoding SpoIID/LytB domain-containing protein: MAFPFRDSLIQSFKSPASWQRSVFRIAALLGILLFTNYVLKLDAEAAKRAPANTGYDSLSQVNFPPYPPMLYPVRVGIGNRKGSTRIAVWAPGAVFVDFTPIFTLQPGLVYQIANGRITEYATGRSCALPMDKRTRIASRDYQIWCDSKWYRGSLEIIHFRNSLTVINLLDLENYLMGVVPSEMPSSWHLEALKAQAVAARSYAYAHLGPNSKWLKSEGYDVVPDVRDQAYKGRAAEAASTDRAIRETQGIILKDSGRVKPGFYRAWVGDAYENLNIRKKAVPTTTLEKLTGVQNIVGVTVKQWDANANARSIQVMGAKKTADVYGVELARRLGFDTAGIIDVVESGPNWVFTYRGPGNGSRGLSQHGADMLAARGWNFEQILRQYYQDPDGRLRLDYMDGYKAATAFRQRSAAPVRVQQPTTEIPQPQEE; the protein is encoded by the coding sequence TTGGCATTTCCCTTCCGTGACAGTTTAATCCAAAGCTTCAAGTCTCCGGCTTCCTGGCAACGGTCGGTTTTTCGAATTGCCGCCCTCCTCGGCATACTCTTATTTACTAACTATGTTCTGAAATTAGACGCGGAAGCTGCAAAAAGGGCTCCGGCAAATACCGGCTATGATTCCTTGAGCCAGGTGAACTTTCCACCCTACCCGCCGATGTTATACCCGGTACGTGTAGGAATTGGGAATAGAAAAGGGTCGACCCGCATCGCCGTCTGGGCTCCGGGAGCAGTCTTTGTCGACTTTACACCGATTTTTACTTTGCAGCCTGGACTGGTCTATCAGATAGCCAACGGGCGCATCACTGAATATGCAACAGGGCGAAGCTGTGCACTGCCAATGGATAAGCGCACCCGCATCGCTTCTCGTGATTACCAGATCTGGTGTGACAGTAAGTGGTATCGCGGTTCGCTCGAGATAATTCATTTCCGAAACTCGCTGACCGTGATTAATCTTCTCGACCTGGAAAATTATTTGATGGGCGTCGTGCCGTCTGAAATGCCTTCTAGCTGGCATCTGGAAGCGTTGAAGGCGCAGGCAGTGGCTGCGCGCAGCTATGCTTATGCTCACCTGGGTCCGAATTCAAAGTGGCTGAAAAGCGAAGGTTACGACGTTGTGCCTGATGTGCGCGACCAGGCGTACAAGGGACGGGCTGCAGAAGCTGCCAGTACCGACCGAGCTATTCGTGAAACGCAAGGCATTATCTTGAAAGACTCAGGAAGGGTGAAACCCGGCTTCTACAGAGCATGGGTGGGAGACGCCTATGAGAATCTCAATATTCGCAAGAAAGCAGTGCCAACTACGACGCTCGAGAAATTGACGGGAGTGCAGAATATCGTTGGTGTGACCGTCAAACAGTGGGATGCCAATGCAAATGCTCGTAGCATCCAGGTTATGGGCGCCAAGAAAACCGCTGACGTGTATGGGGTGGAATTAGCTCGACGCCTCGGTTTCGATACTGCTGGAATTATCGATGTCGTCGAATCTGGTCCGAACTGGGTCTTCACCTATCGCGGACCTGGAAACGGTTCCCGAGGGCTGAGCCAGCACGGCGCAGACATGCTGGCTGCCCGTGGATGGAATTTCGAACAGATTCTTCGTCAGTACTATCAGGATCCTGATGGACGTTTGCGCCTGGATTATATGGACGGATATAAAGCCGCTACGGCTTTCAGACAACGTTCGGCAGCTCCAGTGCGCGTTCAGCAACCAACTACAGAAATACCGCAGCCGCAAGAAGAATAA
- a CDS encoding TetR/AcrR family transcriptional regulator, with amino-acid sequence MVLQKTSPPKDKRESIIEAMLDLVVERGFHDAPMSLLAKRAGASAGVIYHYFASKDEVLQAVYEHVKSMKLQFMLEGQKFDVPFKQAYIQTYINAYNFYRTHQRETKFLDLYESSTYCTPSKAGEQSEMRPELVAFMKAFRPRSEGGVLKDLPISAIHEFSFGTARQLAKKDVNISSEDVIKVAHASWSAISDD; translated from the coding sequence ATGGTGCTCCAGAAAACAAGTCCACCCAAAGACAAGCGTGAATCAATCATCGAAGCGATGCTTGACCTGGTTGTCGAGCGTGGGTTCCACGATGCCCCGATGTCTCTACTGGCTAAGCGCGCCGGCGCCAGTGCCGGAGTGATTTATCACTACTTTGCCAGCAAAGATGAGGTGCTTCAGGCTGTCTATGAACATGTCAAATCAATGAAATTGCAGTTTATGCTGGAGGGGCAAAAGTTCGACGTACCCTTCAAGCAAGCCTACATTCAAACTTATATCAACGCCTATAACTTTTATCGCACCCATCAACGGGAAACTAAATTTCTCGATTTGTACGAAAGCTCCACTTACTGTACGCCCTCGAAAGCCGGCGAGCAGTCCGAAATGCGGCCTGAACTGGTTGCTTTTATGAAGGCATTTCGCCCCAGAAGCGAGGGCGGTGTACTGAAAGATTTACCCATATCCGCCATCCACGAATTCTCTTTTGGAACAGCTCGACAGTTGGCCAAAAAAGACGTCAATATTTCATCTGAAGACGTCATAAAGGTCGCGCATGCTTCATGGTCTGCTATTTCGGACGATTAA
- a CDS encoding response regulator transcription factor: MKKLLIVDDEVEIANSIQYVMNQEGFATMLAHDGNKAIQLVEAEKPDLIILDLMMPGLDGYEVCRRVRASDRKTPILMLTARTSEIDTVVGLELGANDYISKPVRIRELVARVKAHLRESPVAAPSQPKGIRLGNLAIDMDSRTVQVGNQQIDLTFKEFELLAAMAKHPNRVFTRDQLFAQVWGSDFLGESRTVDVHIRYLREKLEENPSQPKHILTVRGVGYRLVWD, encoded by the coding sequence ATGAAAAAGTTGCTTATTGTTGATGATGAAGTCGAAATCGCTAACTCGATTCAATATGTAATGAATCAAGAGGGTTTCGCGACGATGCTTGCGCACGACGGAAACAAGGCTATACAGCTCGTAGAAGCAGAAAAGCCCGACCTGATTATTCTCGACTTGATGATGCCGGGTCTGGACGGCTACGAGGTCTGCAGGCGCGTCAGAGCAAGCGATAGAAAAACTCCGATTCTCATGCTGACAGCGCGTACTTCCGAGATCGACACAGTTGTAGGTCTGGAACTCGGCGCCAACGACTACATCTCAAAACCGGTCCGCATCCGCGAGTTGGTCGCCCGCGTCAAGGCTCATCTTCGTGAAAGCCCAGTGGCAGCGCCATCTCAGCCCAAGGGCATTCGACTGGGAAATCTGGCAATCGACATGGATAGCCGCACAGTGCAGGTTGGCAACCAGCAGATTGACCTGACTTTCAAAGAATTCGAGTTGCTCGCAGCCATGGCGAAGCATCCAAATCGAGTATTCACGCGCGATCAGCTCTTTGCGCAGGTCTGGGGATCAGACTTTCTGGGCGAAAGCAGAACAGTCGATGTACACATTAGATATTTGCGTGAAAAATTAGAAGAAAATCCAAGTCAGCCAAAACATATTTTGACCGTTCGCGGCGTCGGGTATCGACTCGTCTGGGACTGA
- a CDS encoding metal-sensitive transcriptional regulator, translating into MPITDDSKEKLKLRLSKAIGHLNSVYRMVDEKRYCMDVLHQLKAVQAALDKTAEVMLKQHLETCVVDAIQKQDSARVIEELMQVFRKAPELYVPDVDSIELDLTTPAKKECCH; encoded by the coding sequence ATGCCGATTACTGATGACTCCAAAGAAAAACTGAAACTGCGCCTTTCAAAAGCGATTGGGCATCTCAACTCCGTCTATCGGATGGTCGACGAAAAGCGCTACTGCATGGATGTTTTACATCAGCTCAAAGCAGTGCAGGCGGCACTGGACAAGACAGCAGAAGTAATGCTGAAACAGCATCTCGAAACTTGCGTCGTCGATGCTATCCAAAAACAAGATTCGGCTCGTGTCATCGAAGAGCTAATGCAAGTTTTCCGCAAAGCGCCAGAGCTTTATGTTCCAGACGTTGATTCGATTGAACTTGATTTAACCACCCCGGCCAAAAAAGAGTGCTGCCATTAA
- a CDS encoding tetratricopeptide repeat protein — MKTTTKQKYLATLIVCIFSLSLCACTQKQTSAEIFASGVKYYNDRNYVQAEKKFEESLKLFMEKNPTSPDVCSNQMYLANTKCELGKLRDAVEMHKTAIASMMKQYGADSEQVADAELRLGIDYYTMNDKKSTKAHYENSLAILKKHLPATKIKVKQLQSKLKALADNK, encoded by the coding sequence TTGAAAACAACTACTAAACAGAAATACCTGGCTACCTTAATCGTCTGCATCTTTAGCTTGTCGCTGTGCGCATGTACACAAAAACAGACCAGTGCCGAAATATTTGCCAGCGGCGTCAAATACTACAACGATCGAAATTACGTTCAAGCAGAAAAAAAGTTTGAAGAGTCGTTGAAACTCTTTATGGAAAAAAACCCGACATCGCCCGATGTGTGCAGTAACCAGATGTATCTGGCAAACACAAAATGTGAACTCGGAAAGCTTAGAGATGCAGTCGAGATGCACAAAACAGCGATAGCTTCGATGATGAAACAGTACGGAGCCGATAGTGAGCAAGTTGCAGATGCTGAGTTGCGCCTGGGCATCGACTACTACACGATGAACGACAAGAAGTCCACCAAAGCCCATTACGAAAATTCTCTGGCTATACTGAAAAAGCACCTTCCCGCAACGAAAATCAAAGTTAAACAGTTGCAGTCGAAACTTAAGGCTTTAGCCGACAACAAATAA